The following coding sequences lie in one Dunckerocampus dactyliophorus isolate RoL2022-P2 chromosome 4, RoL_Ddac_1.1, whole genome shotgun sequence genomic window:
- the snx18a gene encoding sorting nexin-18a, with protein sequence MALRARAIYDFTSENPGEVSVRENEIVSLYSEKDIEGWLEGTNSKGERGLIPASYVEILRSDNNNTSGDTYPESRYANVPSTGFDGSFKTAVDNLPKAVNVPQQIYQQPSDDDWDDDWDDSSTVADEPGTVGSRYLEGNGPSTYRVSTTSMSRGQAPKSSATVSRNLNRFSTFVKSGGEAFVLGEAAGFVKDGDKICVVMGQYGPEWQENPYPFTCAIDDPTKQTKFKGMKSYISYRLTPTHTQNQVNRRYKHFDWLYARLVEKFPVISVPHIPEKQATGRFEEDFISKRRKGLIWWMNHMTSHPVLARCDVFQHFLTCSCTDEKAWKLGKRKAEKDEMVGANFFLTISTPASPLDFQEVESKIDGFKAFTKRMDDSALQLNATAGEFARKQMSGFKKEYQKMGMSFKVLSQAFEMDQQAFSAGLNQAISFTGDAFESIGDFFAEQPNKDLDPIMDLLALYQGHLANYPDIIHVQKGALTKVKESQRHVEEGKMEAVQAEGINERCNIISCATLAEIQHFHQIRVRDFRAQMQHYLQQQIAFFQKITGKLEEALHKYDNA encoded by the exons ATGGCGCTCCGGGCAAGAGCCATTTACGACTTCACCTCCGAGAACCCCGGCGAGGTGTCTGTGCGGGAGAACGAGATCGTAAGTTTGTACAGCGAGAAGGACATTGAGGGCTGGCTGGAGGGCACCAACAGCAAAGGTGAGAGGGGACTCATCCCTGCGTCCTATGTGGAGATCCTGAGGAGCGACAATAATAACACATCTGGGGACACCTACCCCGAGTCGCGCTATGCCAATGTGCCATCCACAGGTTTTGACGGCTCTTTTAAGACCGCAGTGGACAATTTGCCCAAAGCTGTCAACGTACCACAACAGATCTACCAGCAGCCCAGCGATGACGACTGGGATGACGACTGGGACGACAGCTCCACTGTGGCGGACGAGCCAGGCACAGTTGGAAGTAGGTACTTGGAAGGAAATGGACCGTCCACGTACAGAGTGTCTACCACCTCTATGTCAAGAGGTCAGGCCCCGAAAAGCTCCGCAACAGTCAGCAGGAATTTGAACCGCTTCTCCACTTTTGTCAAATCTGGCGGTGAGGCTTTTGTGCTCGGCGAGGCGGCAGGTTTCGTAAAGGACGGGGACAAGATCTGTGTGGTGATGGGACAGTATGGTCCGGAGTGGCAGGAGAACCCGTACCCGTTCACCTGCGCGATAGACGACCCCACCAAGCAGACCAAGTTTAAAGGGATGAAGAGCTACATCTCCTACAGGctgacacccacacacactcagAACCAGGTGAACAGACGCTACAAGCACTTCGACTGGCTGTACGCCCGCCTGGTGGAGAAGTTCCCCGTCATCTCAGTGCCTCACATACCAGAGAAGCAAGCCACGGGACGCTTTGAGGAGGacttcatctccaagagaagaaAGGGTCTCATCTGGTGGATGAACCACATGACCAGCCACCCCGTCCTGGCCCGCTGTGACGTCTTCCAGCACTTCCTCACCTGCAGCTGCACGGACGAGAAGGCCTGGAAGCTAGGCAAGAGGAAGGCCGAGAAAGACGAGATGGTGGGTGCCAACTTCTTTCTCACCATCAGCACGCCGGCCTCGCCGCTCGACTTCCAAGAAGTGGAGAGCAAAATTGACGGCTTCAAAGCATTCACCAAGAGGATGGATGACAGCGCTCTGCAGCTCAACGCAACCGCTGGAGAGTTTGCCCGCAAGCAGATGAGCGGCTTCAAGAAGGAATATCAGAAGATGGGCATGTCCTTCAAGGTGCTCAGCCAGGCCTTTGAGATGGACCAGCAGGCCTTCTCAGCTGGACTCAACCAGGCTATTTCGTTCACTGGGGATGCGTTTGAATCCATTGGAGACTTTTTTGCAGAGCAGCCCAACAAGGATCTGGACCCCATCATGGATTTGTTAGCGCTTTATCAGGGACACCTCGCTAACTACCCAGACATCATCCACGTACAGAAAG GAGCCCTCACCAAGGTGAAGGAGAGCCAGCGGCACGTGGAGGAGGGCAAGATGGAGGCGGTGCAGGCGGAGGGAATCAACGAGCGCTGCAACATTATCTCATGCGCCACGCTGGCAGAGATCCAGCACTTCCATCAGATCCGTGTGCGTGACTTCCGCGCACAGATGCAGCACTACCTGCAGCAGCAGATCGCCTTCTTCCAAAAGATCACAGGCAAGCTGGAGGAGGCGCTGCACAAGTACGACAACGCATAG